Proteins encoded together in one Argiope bruennichi chromosome 1, qqArgBrue1.1, whole genome shotgun sequence window:
- the LOC129970122 gene encoding protein SSUH2 homolog, whose translation MAEEKPPPNYEETITDGLTPSTAAINEAYITDTADEVVQQAPTAPPIGIAPPVRVPLMSLLKLTDNELRETLYKFSSEFCCYGTRFIREMILTDISDDSAFHYKLESFGEKRESTLRFTPYYGQSIDGPENGPAPAPWDVPVGVPIRFIEHRITTEIPHTARVETCTTCNGRKKVDCSSCSGFGTSSCSSCSGSGRDSDDNSCSSCGGSGSQSCWTCSGTGKVDCSTCDGYGKVKWFRLLIVTWTNHVDNFVSNKDTLSRNLIIEASGRELFNEQGDQVEPMTTAPDRIVNEASAVLIQKHNSSFLDELIIAQRHSLRAVPFTKATYVWRDKKGEFYVYGFDKKVYFEDYPQQCCCCICC comes from the exons ttgtACAGCAGGCTCCAACTGCTCCGCCAATCGGAATAGCGCCGCCGGTGAGAGTCCCTTTGATGTC GTTACTTAAACTGACTGATAATGAGTTAAGAGAAACTTTATATAAGTTCAGTAGTGAATTCTGCTGTTACGGCACTAGATTTATAAGAGAAATGATTTTGACAGATATATCTGATGACAGCGCTTTCCat tataaatTGGAATCATTTGGAGAGAAAAGAGAATCTACTCTTAGATTCACACCCTACTATG GTCAAAGTATAGATGGTCCTGAAAATGGCCCCGCTCCTGCACCGTGGGATGTTCCTGTTGGTGTACCGATTAGATTCATCGAACATAGGATCACCACGGAAATTCCTCATACTGCGAGAGTCGAAACATGCACAACGTGCAACGGACGTAAGAAAGTGGACTGCAGCTCTTGCAGTGGATTCGGAACG aGCAGTTGTAGCAGCTGTTCCGGCAGTGGTAGAGATTCTGATGACAACTCTTGCAGTAGTTGTGGCGGATCAGGCTCACAAAG cTGTTGGACGTGTTCTGGCACTGGGAAAGTTGATTGTTCTACCTGCGATGGTTATGGCAAAGTGAAATGGTTTAGATTATTGATTGTTACTTG GACAAATCATGTtgataattttgtatcaaataagGACACTTTGTCTAGAAATCTGATTATTGAAGCTTCTGGAAGAGAACTTTTTAACGAGCAAGGTGACCAG gttgAACCGATGACTACCGCTCCTGATAGAATCGTAAATGAAGCATCTGCTGTACTAATACAGAAacataattcatcatttttagacGAATTAATTATAGCTCAG cgTCACAGTCTTCGCGCTGTTCCTTTTACCAAAGCAACCTACGTCTGGAGAGACAAAAAGGGAGAATTTTATGTTTATGGCTTTGATAAGAAGGTGTATTTCGAAGACTATCCTCAACAATGTTGCTGTTGCATATGCTGCTGA